The sequence AAATGCACCTTCTGAGAGAGAAGGCAGTAGAACTGACCCAGTGAGGCAAACCCTTGGACATGTGTTTCTAAGCTTATATAAATTACAAGTCTCCAATACAGAAGAAGAGGAAAAATGATTCTACTAAAGGAAACTGCTTTTGTCACCATGCCCAAGTGTGTAACACAATTACATTTGTAGTATCATATCTATGCTAGATCTTACAATGAAGAGAGAGATGATGCCCACAGCTCACTGAGAGAATGACAGCAGCCATGAAAGGCAAAGAAAACCTGATATCCAGTTTTGAGGTGGGAAGATGGAGGCACAAAAAGGCTTCCTGAGCACCACAACTCCACCTTTAGCAGCAGAGGCCCACTCAGGAGCTTGGGGCTCACTGCAAGTGTTCTGAAATACATTCCTAAGTAGGCAAGCTGTCTGAAGTGTGCAGCTTTGATACTGCATTCAGTCAGGAGGATCTAGGAAAGCAGCTACACTCAGAAGAGGAGGCTCAGTTGTAGTGCAGGGGTATTtctgggacagcagcacagaatgACTCTTGGCAATGAAGGGATTGCCTCATTCTAAGTCTGTATAAGTGCCCTGCTTCCGTAACTGATGTTCAGGTGCTTCCTGAGCCAGATGTTGCCTCTAGGCTTCTGTGTTTAATAGGCACTAGAGGAGTCATGTCCATTGTACTTTTAAACCTTTTTTGTATCTGTACCTCTGCCCTACATCCCCCAGTTCCTTTGGCTTTCTTTAAAGCTACACCCTGATCAATCTTGCTGGAGGCCCCTCATGACTTTCAGCCCCTTTGCAGCAAGAAATGCTGCACAAGTCTTTCTTATGCACCTTTCCACACCTTTCCTGGACAAGGACAATTTCTTGGAGGCCATCTGCCTCCTCCTCACTCCCCGTCACCCTTGCTGGCTCATGGCAGAGCGCAGGCAGGATCCCTGGCACAGTGGTGGGGAGCAGAGGTCCAGCCTTTCTTCTGAGCCCTTCCCTTTCcccactggccaggcctgacctTGTTCCTTCCCAGGAGCAGGGTTTGTGTCCTGCTGTCCTTGCCCAGCCTGTTCCCCAGAGGAGCAGTTCTGCCTCGTACCTGCCAGGCGGGCGTCCACGGCAAAGAGCAGCTGGGCGGATGGGTCCACGTCTGCCAGCAAGGCCTCGCTCTGGCCCTCGCCCTTGGCCTCCACAAAGGCATTGATTTGTTTCACTGCCTCGCCTGGATTGGCAAAGTCAACAGCTCGGGCGTAGAATGCATCAGCACTGGGCAGCAAGCGCTCCATGAACAGCTGGAAGAGGGCTATGCCAGGGGCACAGAACAAGCTCAGTGTCTTGGAAAAGAGCAGCTCCTCGTCCCCGCTCTTCACAAGCCTCTCGATCGTCCTCAGGCTGGAGAGGAAATTGCTTCCGACTGCCGTGGAAGTGCAGTCAGGGTTTCCAGAGGGGGGGACAAATCCCAGCAAACTCTGCAAATCAAGCGCTGTCTGGTTTGAGGCCCCCAGGTAGAATGACACCAAGGAGCTGTAGAGGCTGGTTGGGGACAGGAGCACATTTTGGCCCCTCTGCGCTTCCTGCAGCGCGCTGTAAAACCGCATGCCCAGGACGTACACCAAGTCACTCAGGTAGCTCCGCTCCTTCTCCCCCCAGGTGCTGAGGCTTGGGGCTTCCAACTCGTTGTCATTCACGCCACCTTCATATTCGGGTGTGGTTTGGGACTCAATGGAGACAGGGACAACAGTCTTTCCCTCCTGAAccaatttttccagcttttcacAGTCACTCTCATTGAAAGAAAACAAATTGAAAGGGTGGACGTAGACCCGGTCACACGTCACCAGAGTAAGGCAAGCCAACAAGCAGAGAAGATCTGCTACCAGATTCATGTTGGAAAATTGCCTCCACCGTGTCTGCTGAAAGGAAAAATTAGGAGGAAAGGAGAGTGGTCAGTCTGTTTCAAGTACAGTTTCTCTTAATCACAGGGTGAGGTGCTAGTGCTGTGTTGGAGTTACAAAGGTGGGGATTTTAGTATTTAGTGGTGTTTGGTCTGACTCTGCCGCCAGAAAGCCTCGGATGAGACAGACACCAGTTTCAATGGCagcaggtgggaaatgggggcaCAGATGTGACTCCATTACCCACTGCAGTACTCTAAGGATTTATCATGGGAATGGTAGTGGATGCTGGTTATGCCTCAAACTAGAGCATGCTATTTCTGCAAAGCCTTGTTTGGCAACAAATGCAACAACATTTGTTCTGGGAGCTGGTCAGAGCCATCTCATCAAACTGCTGCACTGAGCCTTGCTGACACACAGACAAGCTAAGCAATGTGCCTGCTGTTGTGCAGGGAGTAGGTTTGGAAACCAGTTCTCTTAAGGTCCAAACACAGAATGTATGTCTGGTCAGTAATGGATGTCTAGTCAGCAAAATACTTGGCACTAGCTGAGCACGTTATGTTTTCATAGCCCAGTGCAAACATTCATTCTAGCTTCGAGGCAAACACACTCCAGGCTCCCTTATACAAATGTGCTCACACTGAAAACATTTTTCATTGCACCTTCTATGTCTGAATACAGAGTTAGAAGGGCTAGGCTGAGTTTTACTCAGCTGTGCAGGCAGTCTTCTCCTGAGGTAAAAGACCACTTGCTGCTCTTGTTTTTCCTGCCAAGAAGCAGAGAATTTTACTTTATGTGGATGTCACTGGGTTTTAGCACAAAGAATGCAATGGCATTGAGAATGTCATGGACATACACCCACACACAGAGACAAATTATACCCACTgacaaattttatatttttaggaTTCTCTCTTATATCAAACTTTTTTGGTAACTAATAGCTCTGCTTCACCTTTCTTGGATTTCTAATATATGACTGTTTATCTGTGTATTTGAAATCCACATTGAAATGTGTTGAAAATTACGCATCTGTAACACATATCATCAGCCAAAATGCTGTTATTCAgagctgtatttttattttagtagTAATTCCTTGTTTATTGTAGCTTTGTTCACCCTCTTTCATCTGTTTCAAGTTCTGCAGAGCTCATTGGATGGGCAAAATGCTATCAGCCTTGCCAGTACCCAAGCCCTACTCTCTGCTTTCTTCCTCCAAGACTTTTTGAGTCACACCAGTTCATCAGGTATTGTAATTCTGGTAGCCTGAGCCTTTTGAGAGGACACAGAGCATTGTCTGTCTCACCAACACTTTACACAGGGTGAAAGTGCTTGTGTTTAAATCCAGCTATTCAAGACCTGGCCCCTTCCCAGCCTAATTCACAATTTATAACCATATTCTTTCCCCTGAGGAGTCCCCAAGTATTTCATGCCTAATGATATCCCAGTTTGTAGTACCACCACTCTACAAAAACTGAGATGTGCTTGGTAACTAGACATACCTTGCCAAGTATGTCTGCCTGCTAACATGGATATCTGCATTCCCAGGCTGTAGGCTCCTATCTAACAGCTGGGTTTGCAAATGAAGTTTATGTTCTTGTGATGGTCACTCAGGTTGTCTGTCTTCCTACTGAATGCCAGGCCTGAAATTATTTAGTCCCCAGAGGCATGCAGAGGAGGATCTGTTGTAGATTTCTGTCCCTGTGCCTTCACTCAAGGATTGTTCTTCCCCATTATCTCCCACCTCATCCTCTGAATTACTGTGTGGGCAGCACAGCCgtgctgctgtcccctctgctcctggctcttcTTCACCTCCCCAACCCCACTGGTAGGATGTGACATGCATGACAGAGCATATTCACTGCTTGGGACTGACTAAAAAATTATCTTGGAAAGTGTCTTCCCAGCTTCACTTGCACAGTTAGCCCAGCTACTGTGCTAGTGGATTTCTAGACTCCTCAATGTATTTTTTCACATTGGCATGCTCAGGAAAACGAACCAAAAAGCCACAAATTAGAAGGAATTCCCTTCCCACAGTGTTCTCTCCATCATACAATTCTTCAGAGGCATTACTTAATCTTTCCTGCACAGCAGGGAGGGTGACCCTGTGCCacccaggcaggctgtgccattAGGCACCGTTGGCACCCAGTGGTCACTTCTCTCTGGCATGCCTGAGCTCCCAGCTCTGTTCAGCTTTTGTTccatgagcagaagcaagaggaGCAGCTCTCACTGCCAAGCACTTACCCTAAGCCCCATCTGTGGAAAGTCAGCGTGGTTTGTTTGGCTAAAGAAGAGAGCCCCAAGCTCTTTGGGAAAGCATCAACACCTGAGCTGGAGAAGCAGCATTCAAAGCAAATGCAGTAAGAGCGGGTACTCGCCTCTGTCCTGGGGGGGTCGCCCCTTTGTTGCCCCTCCAAGCTGCTGTCCCTCAGGCGAGCTCCTCACACACCTCTCCCCCGGGGCGGTGGGGCTGCGATGGAATTCTGCCCTTTCTGGGCGGCTGCTGCGGGCATTGCGCAAAGCTGCTTTACATCACAGCCTGGGGCTGACAGAACTTACCCCGGGCCAATGAGACCTGAGCCCCGCTCAACACCGGCTGCATAGAAAGTTCCAGGGATGGATGGATACACAACCTTTAGCCAGACCCAGCACACCTGTGTAGCCTGCAGTTACACATTTACCAAGGCAGACACAGGCCTTTTTGCTACACAGAATAACTGATCATAGGAAAGACCTCATTTTTGCCAGACTGAAAGGAATGCAGATTTCTTTGTACTTATATTTGTTGTACAGTTGGATTTTTGGATTTGTTGCACAGTGATCAGATTTTTGACTTCACAGATAAATTGCCTTTAATCTCTACTTGCAGCCTGGGGACCCACCAGTGTGTGAGACACGTATGCTACTGCAGAATAAAGTGATTAAGCTCTCAATTTTTACCCCTTCTTTTCCTCTTGAACTGTTCAGAATGTCAAGGCTTTGTTCTTTCTCCTCTTGAACAAGAAGTGTTGAAATGGAGAAGATGAAAACCCGATAGGGGAGATGGCCAGAGCTGGATCACAAAGACTTCATCCATCCCAGTGTCAGCCTCTCAAGTCTTGTTTGGGAAAAGGGGTTGGGAATTGCAGATCTTTGTGCTGCTTTTGAAACAATCTTTCAATTTTGATGTGCCCCTTCTTCCTATTTAAGCACGTAAACAGTGAATCAAGGTAGGGATAAATGCAATTGGTTAGACTGGGTCATGTTCAGTGCCCTTTATTCTTAGTAATTAAAATCCCATGGCTCTAACAGGAGTAGGGCTGATTTATCATCTGTGCTTTGATTTTAGAGAGCCAGTCAGGCATGATTTGgactgcagtgcccagctgcatgTTGAGAGGGTGATGTTGTGcctgggcagctggagctggtggaGATGAAGGTGGAGACAGGGACAGCTGAGTCCTGCCAGCCCAAGGGCTGTATGCCAAGTGCCTAAAGCCAAAGAGATGAGAAATTTCTGTCTCTGCAGTCCTGCTTTTCATTTAAACAATCTGATTACCTTCACTATAATGAAGTCCAAAAGTGGTTCTGAGCCCAGGCTTGTATAACATGCACTGAAGGCTTAAACAAACAGCTTGAAACATTCAAGGTGTTTTGTCCTCTTGCTGCCTGAACATCTCAGGTGAGGAAGCATCTGCCCACAGCACAATCCCTGAGCATTTGTACCATCTCCAGATAGCTTCTAGCTGAGTAAAGAATACAGGCAAAGGGAGGAGGATGAAAAATGCATATTGCTCAGCTAAATGCTAAGAGACCAAGTTAGGTTTCAGGtcccccttcttttccctccacCCTGGAGACTCCTTCCCACAGGCAGAGCAGGGGAGCCAGCTGGTCCCTCAGAGGCCAGTGGAGCTGCAGGTGGGATGTGAGCACAGCCCAAATTTGTATCTCCTGCACACCCCCATGTGGGTCCCCCTGAGGCACTAAGCAGGCACCAGCAGAGCACACAAATGGCCAGACCATGCTGAGCCTATGAGCTAGAGCTGGTCTGCTGCATCCCTCTAGATGAGGCTGGAGCACAGGTAAAAAGAAAACCCATCCCAGTACTCTCTCTATTGAGGACACACAAACGAAAGATGTTTCATGGAAGGGCACCTTGTATTCCATAAAACTCTGAAAAGTATccttattaaaaataattactaGCTTTGGCTAATATGCTACAAGTGATGTTAATAACTTACAGTACAGCTGTCAGACTTACATGTTTGCTGTGGACAATAAACACTGAAAATGGAAATCACAAGCCCCCCCACCCACTGTACTTTCTTTCCTTAGATCATTCTGCCTTTCTTTGTTCTGTAGCATCCAGACAATGTTGTTTTTTGGCTATCTCCTGCTTCCAGCTCCCCTGAAGGTCATGACCAAGCCATGCTGCAGCTGTTGGTCTCCTTGTACTGTAAGTACCAGCCCTAaacaggcagccctggctgcaggggaTGCTGCCCTGAAGAAGCAAAGGAGCAGGAGTCACCTGAACAACAAATCTAGCATGTGAGTCTGGGGGCTCTGCCACATAAAGAAAGTTCAGTTTAGTTGAATGTTCTTGGGGTTTCCAGCCAAGTTGATCCTTGGGTGTCTTTTGGTGTTTGTGCACTCAGCTCTATTGTTTTCTGTCGATAAAAAAATGGTCAGTGTCTCTGAGGAACACAGAAGTCTATCTTTTGCCCCCCACCCTTGCCCCCACATCAATAAAGTAATCCCATTAAAATACCCAGCTTTCTCCAGAAAAAGAAGTTTCACCAGGAAATGTTCAATGTGCTGTTTTCACCACAGTCCTCCTCTTGCTTTGGGCCACTGGGAATTGGGCTGGCCCCAGTAATGAGGAAGAACCTTTGATTTCACCTTATGTTCATGCACTACTGCAAAGCTCAGATACAGCTCCCCCCCTCATTTGCCAGTCACTTGTGCTTGCTCACTCAATTAATATTTCCCTATTAAGATGCATCACACACCAGCACACTTCTTAGATCTTTGTCTTTTATCTTTTAACACATTCTTCTAAAGGAGAAGGTTTCAGATTACAAAGAACATATCCTGCCACACCTGCAACATGTTTTATCCTAGTAGTACTTAACTACAGTTAGTCTTTAATTTTACTTCCGAGACATTTTTAAGCAGGAGTGCATGAGCATTATTCCATTTACTATATGTGGACTCTGTTGTCAGGCTTTTTTTGTTGGGTTGCCACGGTTTTAGGAATGGGAGTGTTCTTAAAGATAGAGCTTCGACTTTAAAAAGCAGAGTCTCTATCCTGCCCTTCAAGTCTGGCATCCAAGGATTTTGCCCCTCAAAGAGAGTTGTGCCAGAGAACTTACACTGGGCCAAATTTGTGCAAAAAGCTTTCTGGCAGCAAGGAAGCCAAGAAGGTGAAAGCAAGGCTGCTCTACAAGCATCCCCCATCCAAAATAAGCCTGTGGCCCACACGTTTTCTAATGAACTTCtcgctgcagcagccacagcaaagGCACAAagaaacacagagctctcaaacctGTTGTTCAGCGGTGAGGTGTGCGCTCTCCTTCTGCCCCACTCTCGGATTTTGGAGGGGCACTCGGCTCCCCCTCTTATACCCACTCTTGCATAAGCCGGGCCCGCCCCCTCCCCCCCACCAGTGCCCTCATTTCTCTTCAAAACCTGCCTCTGTTTTTCCTGCTTGTTATTCATGGTAGCTGCTGAGAGGGAGCAAAGAGGGGTGGAAAAACACTGGTGCTGCAGTTATGGCATTCCTTGCAGCCATCCCAGGGATCAGATCTCCTGGTCAGCCTCACTGCTGTGAAGTGCTAATGTGGAAGCTCTCCCCTGCCCCACAAAAAAATTCTTGGTGATGGTGCTCCAGCACTTCTTCATGCAAATACTGCCCAAAAAGCTTCAGAAATTTAAACCCTGgcaaaagaacactaaccctataGACAGCAGCATGTAATCCAGCCTTGAATGGGAAAATGTTTTTGTCCAAGCTAAAGTTTTGACTGATCGACCAGGAAGCTATTCTTTTTCAGAAGAACATTGTGTCTCCACTTTGTCAAAAAGTGTTTTCATTGATCTGAATTGTTCTGGGAAAAGCTGTATAAAATTCAGCACTTTGTGTGGAGACAATAGTAAATATTTTATTCTGTTTCattctgtttgttttccagctttCCCGAATTTTGCTCCGAGACCTGAACTCAAAAGGGCCAGATGTACTCCTGTGATGATGCTCTTGTCTCCTGTGGGGCAGCAGACCTGGAGGAGGGATAATAAATTATTCTGCTCACAAGCTCAGACCACAGACCTTCACATGACCTCTTCCTAACCTGAGTTGGCACGTCTGACATACATAGGAATTAATATATGCATGACTAATTTAGACATAATAGCATGTACATGGCATATATAACTCATTACTAAATTGGAGGGTTTCTCTTATTAAGCCTAAAAGCCTTGAGTGAGAAACAGGCCACAAACAGTTTGTTTATGCAGCCTGCAAGTTGACATGGTTAATAGTGAACATCTACATCCCATCAACATTCACAACGTTCCCTCTCTCAGTTTTGGTAAGGAAACACAGCCTGGAGTCTTAACAAGGGAAAGTCCTGGGAAAAGGACCGGGAGGAAAGGCAAAAGAGAATGCCTGTGTGGGAGCACCTGACAAAAGGAAGACTGGGGACTATTGCTTcatcagctgctgcagaggtcaCCCCAGGTGTGGCAGTCAGTTGTGGGGATGGAATGGAAGAATGATTGATTGTGAGACAGCCAGGAAAAAAGCTTTGTGGAGCAGTAGAGTGCCTACAGAGACCAAGACATTCCAATTAGGTAGAGAATCCACTGGTATGGGAAGTATAAACATAAAATGCTAAAGGTGAACAGAAAGTCTTGAATCACTCTTTTGTAATATTGCCAGAATCAGTGCATTTCCAGTAAAATTATCAGTCTGCAGATATAAAGGAGGAACCCTTTTGCATGCTGGAACTGTGGGAGACACTGCCACAGGATGCTGCAGAGACCAAAGGTCTTGGTACAAAGAGCAATTAAATGAATTAACAGAGGGTATGGCCATTGGCCTCTGCAGAACATAATGGTCTAGATGAGATTGCTAACTCGGGAAACCCCCAGACAGATAGCTGTCATGAATTTTGCTTGATCCAGCATCTCTCATGCTTCTCTCCAAGGGACTGTCTTCAACTTGCTGTGGAAATAGAGAAGTCTGAGCAGAGGCCAGCTTATGCTGGCTCATTTTGCAGCACAGACTGAAAATACTCTTTCAGTAGTGCTACACTAAAGAAACAACACACTCAGCAAACCCGACCCTCAGCCTCACCATTGTTACTGTGCACAGAGCATTTAGGAACATGCTGATAACTCTTCAAAATCAACATAAACCATGGAAAATATTTAATGATTTTCAAAAACTGTGGGTAGGCTCTTCATACTAATTAGCTGTGTttcaggttttttctcttttaatcaGGGTACATGCACAAACTGTGGCAGAGTTACTGCATTGGGGTCTAAAATGTGTCTCTGTTCCCTGCCACGCCTATGGGCTCTGTTCTAACTTCGGCTGCAGACAGAGTATTTAGTGACTTTTTCCAAAGTGAATAAGTAGGAAAGGAGTACCACTCTGGAAAGTTTCTATACTTTGGTAAACCAATTTTCCTCCCATTCTGTGAGAATTGTGGCAAGCTGCCATGGGCctgattttatttgtttatttttgctGTCTCTAGTGGGGAAAGGGAGTGCAAAGTAATATTTTTTTAGCTGTTTTAATAAAACAGGAATAGGTTTGCATGtgatttttcctgtgttttctctGTATGCCTGACCTCTGCCCCTCTCACTTTTCTGTGAAAGCTTCTGATGAGCATGAGAGATGTACTCAGCTTGCCCAATTTTTTGTGTAAAGAGGATTGCAAAAATGCTTTTCAATAATAACATTCAAAGTACAGATGATGAAAGAGAGGGATTATCCTGCTTCTGCCATGGGTTCTCACAGCAAGGAGCAATGGAAAACTTGGTAACTTGGCTCCCATAAACCCCAAGGATCACGTGTGCCATTCCTGATGCCAAAATGCACATGATGAGTGGGCAGCCTGAGAGGTGACTCAGGTGGAAGGGCTGGTGTGGCACGGTGCTCCCTCTCCATGTGAGAGGTGCCCTGGCTGGGCCAGCTGCCTGGCATGCCCTCACCCTGGCAGAGCCACAGATCCTCCCTGCTGGAGGAGAGAGCATCACCATCTTGCCACCTCTTCCAGCTTCCCAGGGAAACTTGTATTAACACTGGTACAATCAGCCTAAAATTTCATTTGCTTTGTCACAGCTTGTGTTTGCATGGCCTGAGAGTAAAGATGGCTTCGAATTTTTGTAGCCCTATTTTTTTTATCTGTCCCAATGAAAGTTGCAGTTTTTAGAATGGTCTGTGCACAGCTTGCACATGCACACA comes from Melospiza melodia melodia isolate bMelMel2 chromosome 3, bMelMel2.pri, whole genome shotgun sequence and encodes:
- the AGT gene encoding angiotensinogen isoform X3 codes for the protein MNLVADLLCLLACLTLVTCDRVYVHPFNLFSFNESDCEKLEKLVQEGKTVVPVSIESQTTPEYEGGVNDNELEAPSLSTWGEKERSYLSDLVYVLGMRFYSALQEAQRGQNVLLSPTSLYSSLVSFYLGASNQTALDLQSLLGFVPPSGNPDCTSTAVGSNFLSSLRTIERLVKSGDEELLFSKTLSLFCAPGIALFQLFMERLLPSADAFYARAVDFANPGEAVKQINAFVEAKGEGQSEALLADVDPSAQLLFAVDARLAANVKQAFPLKEPQEFWVDSDTKVLVPMLSITGTFRYQTDASGAFSAVEVPLSRTALLVLLQPVGGSDLEHLESQESLQTSAWLQHLAPREIKLKLPALTLEDSSDLQELLADMKMPALLGKGADFSKISNASLTVGKVINKAFFKLASEGTDQPEDPAAQKEDGVYLDVTLNKPFLFAVFEKQSRAMLFLGRVVNPLHED
- the AGT gene encoding angiotensinogen isoform X2 → MGLRTRWRQFSNMNLVADLLCLLACLTLVTCDRVYVHPFNLFSFNESDCEKLEKLVQEGKTVVPVSIESQTTPEYEGGVNDNELEAPSLSTWGEKERSYLSDLVYVLGMRFYSALQEAQRGQNVLLSPTSLYSSLVSFYLGASNQTALDLQSLLGFVPPSGNPDCTSTAVGSNFLSSLRTIERLVKSGDEELLFSKTLSLFCAPGIALFQLFMERLLPSADAFYARAVDFANPGEAVKQINAFVEAKGEGQSEALLADVDPSAQLLFAVDARLAANVKQAFPLKEPQEFWVDSDTKVLVPMLSITGTFRYQTDASGAFSAVEVPLSRTALLVLLQPVGGSDLEHLESQESLQTSAWLQHLAPREIKLKLPALTLEDSSDLQELLADMKMPALLGKGADFSKISNASLTVGKVINKAFFKLASEGTDQPEDPAAQKEDGVYLDVTLNKPFLFAVFEKQSRAMLFLGRVVNPLHED
- the AGT gene encoding angiotensinogen isoform X1; the encoded protein is MGLRQTRWRQFSNMNLVADLLCLLACLTLVTCDRVYVHPFNLFSFNESDCEKLEKLVQEGKTVVPVSIESQTTPEYEGGVNDNELEAPSLSTWGEKERSYLSDLVYVLGMRFYSALQEAQRGQNVLLSPTSLYSSLVSFYLGASNQTALDLQSLLGFVPPSGNPDCTSTAVGSNFLSSLRTIERLVKSGDEELLFSKTLSLFCAPGIALFQLFMERLLPSADAFYARAVDFANPGEAVKQINAFVEAKGEGQSEALLADVDPSAQLLFAVDARLAANVKQAFPLKEPQEFWVDSDTKVLVPMLSITGTFRYQTDASGAFSAVEVPLSRTALLVLLQPVGGSDLEHLESQESLQTSAWLQHLAPREIKLKLPALTLEDSSDLQELLADMKMPALLGKGADFSKISNASLTVGKVINKAFFKLASEGTDQPEDPAAQKEDGVYLDVTLNKPFLFAVFEKQSRAMLFLGRVVNPLHED